TTCCGGTCTCAGGCCGAGGCGGCCTGCAGGTAGGAAGGGGGCAGGGCGGTCACCAGGTCGGTGAAGACGTCGCCCTGAATGTTGACGTGGGCCCGCAAGCGCTGGGCGGCAGCCTCGCCGTCGCCGGCCAGGATCGCCTCGACCACCTCGCGGTGCTCGGCCAGCGAACGGTCGATGCGGCCGGGGTGGTGAAGCTGGAAGCGACGATAGGGCTGCAGCCGGTTGCGCAGGCTACGGGTCGACTCCTGCAGGTAGGCGTTCTGGGAGGCGGCGTAGATCACCTCGTGGAAGCGCCGGTTCTCCTCGTAGTAGGCCTCGGGGTCGCCGGTCTCGGCCAGGGCGACGCAGGTCTCGTGGCTGCGGGTCAGGGCCTCGCGCTGCTCGGGCGTGATCCGGCGCGCCGCCAGGCGGGCGCAAAGCGCCTCCAGCTCGGCCATGACCTCGAACATCTGCAGCAGCTGCTGCACGGTCATGGCCGCAACCACCGCGCCCTGGCGGGGCCGCAACTCGACCAGGCCGGCGGTCGAAAGCTGCTGCAGGGCCTCGCGCACGGGAGTGCGGGATACGCCGAAGCGGGCGGCCAGGCGGCTCTCGTCCAGGCGCGTCCCGGGCCCGAGCTGGCCCGAGGCGATCTCGCTCTCGAGGCGGACGCGGAGCGCGTCGGCGCGCCGGGTGGCCTGGGTTTTCGCCTTGGTGGCCAAGCTTGTGACTCCCGACTTTCTGATCAACCTTCAGCCTATCGCATGCCAGAACGCATCTCAAGGATGCAATTTCAATTTTTTTGTATACAAGGATGGACTCGCGCTCTCAAGCTCGCTAAGCTCGCGTCCAGGAAAGGCAAGAGCGGTTCACGAAAGCCGCCGGGCCCGGACAGGCAAAGCACCGGGCCGCTGTCGGAAGAAGAGGCTGGCGGACCGCCCCTGCGCGGTGCCGGCGCATCCATGGGAGGTAACGCATGACGTCTTTCAAGAAAGCTTTGCTGAGCGCCGCAGTCGTGGCACTCGGCGCCGGCTTGGTTGGTGATTGGGCCGGCGGGGCCTGGGCCGCCGACATCAAGCTCAAGGCCTCGCACCAGTGGCCGGGCGGCAAGGGCGATGTCCGCGACGAGATGGTGCAGATCATCAAGAAGGAGGTCGAGGCCGCGGACGTCGGCGTCGCCGTGCAGGTCTATCCGGGCAAGTCCCTGTTCAAGCCCAAGCAGCAGTGGGACGCCATGGTCAAGGGCCAGCTCGACATCTCGGCCTTCCCGCTGGACTACGCCAGCGGCAAGCATCCGCAGTTCAGCGCGACCCTGATGCCGGGCTTGGTCAAGAACCACGACCACGCCAAGCGCCTGAACGACTCGCCCTTCATGGCCGACATCAAGAAGATCATCGACGACTCTGGCATCGTTGTGCTTTCCGATGCCTGGCTCGCCGGCGGCTTCGTCTCCAAGAAGACCTGCATCCTGGACCCCAAGGACGCCGAGGGCCAGGTGCTGCGGGCGGCCGGGCCGGCCTTCGAGCAGATGCTCTCGGCCGCGGGCGCCTCGATCAACGCTATGCCGTCGTCGGAGATCTACCCGGCGCTGCAGACCGGCGTGCTGGACGGCGCCAACACCTCCTCGGGCAGCTTCGTGTCCTACCGGATCTACGAGCAGGTGAGCTGTCTGACCGAGCCCGGCGACTACGCCCTCTGGTTCATGTACGAGCCGATCCTCATGTCCAAGAAGTCCTGGGACAAGCTGGACGACAAGCAGAAGGCGGCCTTCGAGGCGGCCGGGCAGAAGGCCGAGGACTTCTTCTTCGACGCCGCCAAGGGCCTCGATACGAAGCTGGTCGAGGCCTACAAGAAGGCCGGCGTCGAGGTGGTCTCCATGAGCAAGGAGCAGCATGCGGCCTGGCTCGAGATCGCCAAGCAGTCGTCCTACAAGAACTTCGCCGAGAAGGTCCCGGGCGGCAAGGAGCTGATCGAGAAGGCCCTGGCGGTGGAGTGAAAACGGCTAAGTCCGGAGCACAGTCTTCCCCTCACCCGCTCGCGGCTCGCGCCGCTCCCACCCTCTCCCCGAGGGAGAGGGTTGAGAAGGCTTGGCGAGGCCGAGGCCGAGCCTTAGCCGGAGCTGGGTGAGGGGACGACGGCGACACGATTTGGCGGCATGGGCCCGGGTCACCGGCTGCTCTTTCACGGGAAGGACTCCTCATCATGGACCTCTTCGTCCAAGGCGTGCGGCGCCTGTCCACGCTCTGTGGGATCGTCGCGGTCGGCCTACTGCTGGCTGCCGTGCTGGTGGTCTGCCAGCTGGTCTTCGTGCGCTACGTGCTCGGCACCTCCGCGATCTGGCAGCACGAGTTCGTCACCTATTCGCTGGTCGCCGCGACCTTCCTCGGCAGCCCCTACGTCCTGCTGACTCGCGGTCACGTCAACGTGGACCTGCTGCCGCATTACCTCGGGCCCCGGGGCAGGCTGG
The sequence above is a segment of the Kiloniellales bacterium genome. Coding sequences within it:
- a CDS encoding GntR family transcriptional regulator; its protein translation is MATKAKTQATRRADALRVRLESEIASGQLGPGTRLDESRLAARFGVSRTPVREALQQLSTAGLVELRPRQGAVVAAMTVQQLLQMFEVMAELEALCARLAARRITPEQREALTRSHETCVALAETGDPEAYYEENRRFHEVIYAASQNAYLQESTRSLRNRLQPYRRFQLHHPGRIDRSLAEHREVVEAILAGDGEAAAQRLRAHVNIQGDVFTDLVTALPPSYLQAASA
- a CDS encoding TRAP transporter small permease codes for the protein MDLFVQGVRRLSTLCGIVAVGLLLAAVLVVCQLVFVRYVLGTSAIWQHEFVTYSLVAATFLGSPYVLLTRGHVNVDLLPHYLGPRGRLGMALLASLLSLAFCGIIGWTSISWWHEAYVNGWRGETVWAPRLWIPWAAMPLGIGLLSLQYLADIAALLTGRALPFAAEESLP
- the dctP gene encoding TRAP transporter substrate-binding protein DctP produces the protein MTSFKKALLSAAVVALGAGLVGDWAGGAWAADIKLKASHQWPGGKGDVRDEMVQIIKKEVEAADVGVAVQVYPGKSLFKPKQQWDAMVKGQLDISAFPLDYASGKHPQFSATLMPGLVKNHDHAKRLNDSPFMADIKKIIDDSGIVVLSDAWLAGGFVSKKTCILDPKDAEGQVLRAAGPAFEQMLSAAGASINAMPSSEIYPALQTGVLDGANTSSGSFVSYRIYEQVSCLTEPGDYALWFMYEPILMSKKSWDKLDDKQKAAFEAAGQKAEDFFFDAAKGLDTKLVEAYKKAGVEVVSMSKEQHAAWLEIAKQSSYKNFAEKVPGGKELIEKALAVE